In one window of Acanthopagrus latus isolate v.2019 chromosome 15, fAcaLat1.1, whole genome shotgun sequence DNA:
- the calhm3 gene encoding calcium homeostasis modulator protein 3, whose amino-acid sequence MERLKLVLQYFQSNSESISNGICIILALVSVKLYTSFDFNCPCLPQYNKLYSLGVMIVPPIILFFLGVLVNRHTGVMMDEWMRPIGNRSKNPAVVKYLFSAMIQRALLAPMVWILVTLLDGKIFICAFSVSVDPALFSGLPNNTGLDVIKIMAKVPCKEDVIFRNSSFRKAVSRYVRCYSQAVGWSILLFLIVLGAMGRLIKPCFDDHATFLQTRYWSNYLDVEQKLFDETCVLHARDFARKCVVQFFEDMREDTVLHLPHPPFIANSQEEWEEEEEERLHGISKQDQMDQLLSKWYYSKPELDVTRIAHRPRTCVTWEDHDGKTLYSDV is encoded by the exons ATGGAGCGTCTGAAGTTAGTCCTGCAGTACTTCCAGTCCAACTCTGAGTCAATCTCCAATGGGATCTGTATCATCCTGGCCTTAGTCAGTGTCAAGCTCTACACCAGCTTTGACTTTAACTGCCCATGCCTTCCTCAGTATAACAAACTGTACTCTCTGGGAGTGATGATCGTCCCACCCATCATACTGTTCTTCCTGGGGGTCTTGGTTAACCGACATACAGGCGTCATGATGGATGAGTGGATGAGACCCATTGGCAACAGATCCAAAAATCCTGCTGTGGTTAA GTACCTGTTCTCCGCCATGATCCAGAGGGCCCTGCTGGCGCCAATGGTGTGGATCCTGGTCACATTGTTGGATGGAAAGATCTTCATTTGTGCCTTCAGTGTTAGTGTAGACCCTGCACTCTTCTCAG GTTTGCCCAACAATACAGGTCTGGATGTGATTAAAATCATGGCCAAAGTGCCCTGCAAGGAGGATGTCATCTTCAGGAACAGCTCTTTCCGCAAAGCAGTCTCTCGCTATGTTCGCTGCTATTCACAA GCAGTCGGTTggtccatcctcctcttcctgattgTACTAGGAGCAATGGGACGTCTCATCAAGCCCTGTTTTGACGATCATGCCACCTTCTTGCAGACTCGTTACTGGAGCAACTACCTCGACGTGGAACAGAAGCTCTTTGATGAAACTTGTGTACTGCATGCCCGTGATTTTGCCCGCAAATGTGTGGTGCAGTTCTTTGAAGACATGAGAGAGGATACTGTACTCCATCTGCCCCACCCACCTTTCATTGCAAACTCCCAAGAGGaatgggaggaggaagaagaggagagactTCATGGGATATCAAAGCAGGACCAAATGGACCAGTTGCTCAGTAAGTGGTACTACAGTAAACCTGAACTGGACGTCACCAGGATCGCCCACAGACCTAGGACCTGTGTGACCTGGGAGGACCACGATGGGAAGACTTTGTACTCTGATGTCTAG